In Planctomicrobium piriforme, a single genomic region encodes these proteins:
- a CDS encoding VWA domain-containing protein, translating into MQFEFSQWDGSENFSPQSADELFDQLAEYFLDYGEEVLPSLENWEEDHPDVVDMLIKRGYVEKDKDGQFRITPKGLKRVENKALEQLFNIRNRDKMGRHETEFRGAGQTVLDESKPYEFGDPVSNLNMHETLKNALFRQGGGSPINVAEDDLVIYDTEYQTSCATVVLLDMSGSMLRYGKYAAAKRVAMAMQALVRSRYQNDFLQMVGFYTYATPLTEKQLLMSAPKPVSMYDSHVHLRINLDRPPSFVPEHFTNIHAGLQFARRILKKQPASNRQIILITDGEPTAHIEGRDILLIYPPSEKTSRITLSEAKRCANEGIQISSFALIEDYFYYGLVNFVEQMALVTKGISATCNAQDMGNMVVQSFVNGRKKRTKV; encoded by the coding sequence ATGCAGTTTGAATTCTCGCAGTGGGATGGCTCGGAAAACTTCAGTCCGCAGTCGGCGGATGAGTTGTTTGATCAGCTGGCCGAGTACTTTCTCGACTACGGCGAAGAGGTGCTGCCATCGCTTGAGAATTGGGAGGAAGACCATCCCGACGTCGTCGACATGCTCATCAAGCGGGGCTACGTCGAAAAAGACAAGGACGGCCAGTTCCGGATTACGCCCAAGGGGCTCAAGCGAGTCGAGAACAAGGCTCTCGAACAGCTTTTCAATATTCGAAATCGCGACAAGATGGGCCGGCACGAAACAGAGTTTCGCGGAGCCGGGCAGACGGTGCTGGACGAGTCGAAACCCTACGAGTTCGGCGATCCGGTTTCGAACTTGAACATGCACGAGACTTTGAAGAACGCGTTGTTCCGCCAGGGGGGCGGCTCGCCGATCAACGTTGCCGAAGACGATCTCGTCATCTACGACACCGAATATCAGACTTCCTGCGCCACCGTCGTTCTGCTCGACATGTCGGGAAGCATGCTGCGATACGGGAAATATGCCGCCGCGAAACGCGTGGCGATGGCCATGCAGGCACTTGTCCGTTCCCGCTACCAGAATGACTTCCTGCAGATGGTCGGGTTCTACACCTATGCAACGCCGTTGACGGAAAAGCAATTGCTGATGTCGGCTCCCAAACCGGTCAGCATGTACGACTCGCACGTGCATTTGCGAATCAACCTGGATCGTCCGCCGTCTTTTGTGCCGGAACACTTCACGAACATTCATGCCGGCCTGCAGTTCGCCCGACGGATTTTGAAGAAGCAGCCGGCGTCGAATCGGCAGATCATCCTGATCACCGACGGCGAGCCGACGGCCCACATCGAAGGCCGCGACATCCTGCTGATTTATCCGCCTTCAGAAAAAACCTCGCGAATCACGCTGTCGGAGGCGAAACGCTGCGCGAACGAGGGGATTCAGATCTCCAGCTTCGCGTTGATCGAGGATTACTTCTATTATGGTCTCGTGAATTTCGTCGAGCAGATGGCCCTGGTGACCAAAGGCATCAGCGCCACCTGTAACGCACAAGACATGGGCAACATGGTGGTGCAATCGTTCGTGAACGGGCGAAAGAAACGCACGAAGGTGTAG
- a CDS encoding ABC transporter ATP-binding protein: protein MPAIVAENLCRTYRVYQKREGLMASVTGLFHRTYKTVNAVRNVSFEIDEGEMVAFLGPNGAGKTTTLKLLSGLIYPSSGSAHVLGYVPWRRENAFRRRFSLVMGQKNQLWWDLPAQESFQLHREIYRIPPADFDRRKNELIDLLEVRKLIAQPVRELSLGERMRMELIAALLHSPEVLLLDEPTIGLDVVSQRRVQEFLKYYQAQQKITVILTSHYMKDVEALCKRAIIINDGQIKHDGPLAEIVERFSQHKVINLQFAVTETPTGLERFGNVLELNPPRAKIEVERTKVPEVLGALLSQYRIEDVGVQDRPLEEVIAEMFAATEDDSKSDGDPIDAEATAQRL, encoded by the coding sequence ATGCCCGCCATTGTTGCTGAAAACTTGTGTCGTACTTACCGCGTCTATCAGAAGCGGGAAGGGTTAATGGCTTCGGTGACGGGGTTGTTTCACCGTACCTACAAGACCGTTAATGCGGTGCGGAACGTCAGTTTCGAAATCGACGAAGGGGAGATGGTCGCGTTCCTCGGGCCCAACGGGGCAGGCAAGACGACCACCCTCAAGCTGCTCTCCGGGTTGATCTACCCGAGTTCCGGTTCGGCGCATGTGCTGGGCTATGTGCCGTGGCGTCGTGAGAACGCCTTTCGCCGCCGTTTTTCGCTGGTGATGGGGCAGAAGAACCAACTGTGGTGGGATCTGCCTGCTCAGGAGTCGTTCCAGCTCCACCGCGAGATTTACCGCATTCCTCCGGCCGACTTTGACCGTCGCAAAAACGAACTCATCGATCTGCTGGAAGTCCGCAAGCTGATTGCTCAACCGGTCCGCGAGCTCTCGTTGGGGGAGCGGATGCGGATGGAGCTGATCGCCGCGTTGCTGCACAGTCCGGAAGTGCTGTTGCTCGACGAACCGACCATCGGCCTCGACGTCGTCTCGCAGCGCCGCGTGCAGGAGTTCCTCAAGTACTACCAGGCCCAGCAGAAGATCACCGTCATTCTGACCAGCCATTACATGAAGGATGTCGAGGCGCTCTGCAAACGAGCGATCATCATCAACGACGGCCAGATCAAGCACGACGGCCCGTTGGCCGAGATCGTCGAGCGGTTCAGCCAGCACAAGGTGATCAACCTGCAGTTTGCCGTGACCGAAACCCCGACCGGTCTGGAACGATTCGGCAACGTGCTGGAACTGAATCCCCCCCGGGCGAAAATCGAAGTCGAACGGACCAAGGTGCCTGAAGTGCTCGGCGCCCTGCTCAGCCAGTACCGCATCGAAGACGTCGGCGTCCAGGACCGCCCGCTGGAAGAAGTGATCGCGGAAATGTTCGCGGCGACGGAGGATGATTCCAAATCCGATGGCGACCCCATCGACGCGGAAGCCACCGCCCAGCGCCTGTGA
- a CDS encoding ABC transporter permease, with the protein MSDAATNAVSPFVSKWRTNWIILRTCIEERLVYRADFALGTLFRFLPIVTQIYLWGAIFAAGTSEQHAEIGGYTYYDMVAYYLLTMVGRAFSSMPGLTSGIATQVRDGSIKKFLTQPIDMLGYLFWHRIAHKLVYYGVALGPFVLVFWLCRSYFPPMPDLVTIAGFVACLMMAFLLGFLIESLMGLIAFWFLEVSSLLFIYMMLNYFLSGHMIPLDFLPAWAQGIVNLLPFRFLAFEPAAIWLGRYDHTQLGQLLLIQFGWIAGLFIANRLAFHFGVKRYSAFGG; encoded by the coding sequence ATGTCCGACGCCGCCACAAATGCCGTTTCTCCTTTCGTCAGCAAATGGCGGACGAACTGGATTATTCTGCGCACCTGCATCGAAGAGCGGCTGGTGTATCGGGCGGATTTTGCGCTGGGGACGCTGTTTCGCTTTCTGCCAATCGTCACGCAGATCTATCTGTGGGGGGCGATCTTCGCGGCGGGGACCAGTGAGCAGCACGCCGAAATCGGCGGGTACACCTATTACGACATGGTGGCTTACTACCTGTTGACGATGGTGGGTCGGGCGTTTTCCAGCATGCCGGGGCTGACCAGCGGGATTGCCACTCAGGTGCGGGACGGGTCGATCAAGAAGTTCCTGACTCAGCCGATCGACATGCTCGGGTATCTGTTCTGGCACCGCATCGCCCATAAGCTGGTGTACTACGGCGTGGCGCTGGGACCGTTCGTACTGGTGTTCTGGCTGTGCCGCAGTTACTTCCCGCCGATGCCGGATCTGGTGACGATTGCCGGGTTCGTCGCCTGCCTGATGATGGCATTTCTGCTGGGCTTTTTGATCGAGTCTCTCATGGGACTGATCGCGTTCTGGTTTCTGGAAGTCAGCTCGTTGCTGTTCATCTACATGATGCTGAACTACTTCCTCTCGGGACACATGATCCCGCTGGACTTCCTGCCGGCCTGGGCTCAGGGAATCGTCAACTTGCTGCCGTTCCGATTTCTGGCATTCGAGCCGGCCGCGATCTGGCTGGGCCGGTACGACCACACGCAGCTCGGACAACTGCTGCTGATCCAGTTTGGCTGGATCGCCGGCCTGTTCATCGCCAACCGCCTGGCCTTCCACTTCGGCGTGAAGCGGTACAGCGCCTTCGGCGGCTGA
- a CDS encoding DUF1598 domain-containing protein: protein MLKGASFGPVRNFIVICLWPAIVFSAEPSAPATQRSKATSPESRIRAAAPAEGTPGANGGANFGPLMELIQTVTEGPWFDIDAEGGTMTPFASGVMVDAKGVLAKVQNVDKTSHLQEMGLASRPAEGNQSEDLISCVPLRLVSLKRLEQQVAKNLAQEEPVSADCRYLAGLQRVEYLFVYPEQGDIVIGGPAEGWRYDQYGKAVGIKSGRAVLELDTLVTLLRTFNKGGRGIYGCSIDPDQVNLQKLRDYVAASQTGKPLSPAGVKNWANHIGDTLGMQKISVFGIPASSHVARTIVEADYKMKLIGIGRLKVDPSVPDYFTLLAKQQGPTQGGIEALRWWLTLNYDSVLHSADLNSFQIQGSAVKCQSENQLLKDNGERVETGHAEPINELFAANFTQHYEALAAKDPVFAELQGVFDLSLIAALIYGNHLDEKVHWDRGVFAAKGAYQLTNYPKPKQTESVVAYRVFHGQDVVLQVAGGVKGDVVAVLSNPEIAQESPRLQGASERAQPPLGETNSWWWDSK from the coding sequence ATGTTAAAAGGCGCGTCATTTGGCCCGGTTCGTAATTTTATTGTTATTTGCCTGTGGCCTGCGATCGTCTTCTCAGCAGAGCCCTCTGCACCTGCGACGCAGCGGTCAAAGGCGACATCACCTGAGAGCCGGATTCGCGCTGCTGCTCCCGCCGAAGGGACACCTGGAGCCAACGGCGGCGCCAACTTTGGTCCGCTCATGGAACTGATTCAGACGGTGACGGAAGGCCCCTGGTTCGATATCGATGCCGAAGGGGGGACGATGACCCCCTTTGCCAGCGGCGTCATGGTCGACGCCAAGGGGGTGCTCGCCAAGGTACAGAACGTCGACAAGACCTCGCACCTGCAGGAAATGGGATTGGCCTCACGACCGGCCGAGGGAAATCAGAGCGAAGACCTGATCAGCTGCGTCCCGCTCCGTCTCGTGTCACTGAAACGCCTGGAACAGCAGGTCGCGAAGAATCTCGCACAGGAAGAACCGGTCAGTGCGGATTGTCGGTATCTGGCCGGACTGCAACGGGTGGAATACCTGTTCGTCTATCCCGAGCAGGGAGACATCGTCATTGGCGGCCCCGCCGAAGGTTGGCGGTATGACCAATATGGGAAAGCCGTGGGGATCAAATCCGGGCGCGCCGTCCTGGAACTCGACACTCTGGTGACGCTGCTGCGGACGTTCAACAAAGGGGGCCGCGGCATCTATGGCTGCTCCATCGATCCCGACCAAGTCAATCTGCAGAAACTTAGGGACTATGTCGCCGCTTCGCAGACTGGCAAGCCGCTGAGCCCGGCCGGCGTCAAGAATTGGGCAAATCACATCGGCGACACGCTGGGGATGCAGAAGATCTCTGTCTTTGGAATTCCGGCCAGCAGCCATGTCGCCCGTACGATTGTCGAAGCGGACTACAAGATGAAGCTGATCGGTATCGGCCGTCTCAAGGTCGATCCAAGCGTGCCTGACTACTTCACCCTCCTGGCCAAACAGCAGGGCCCGACGCAGGGAGGGATCGAAGCTCTCCGCTGGTGGCTGACGCTGAACTACGACTCCGTACTGCACTCTGCCGATCTGAATTCATTCCAGATTCAGGGCTCGGCCGTGAAATGCCAGTCGGAGAATCAACTTCTGAAGGACAACGGCGAACGAGTCGAGACCGGCCATGCTGAGCCGATCAACGAACTGTTCGCCGCCAATTTCACGCAACACTATGAAGCATTGGCTGCCAAAGATCCCGTCTTTGCAGAACTGCAAGGCGTGTTCGACCTGTCGCTGATCGCCGCGTTGATCTACGGAAATCATCTGGACGAGAAAGTTCACTGGGATCGCGGCGTCTTCGCGGCGAAAGGAGCCTACCAGCTTACAAACTATCCGAAACCGAAGCAGACCGAATCCGTCGTCGCCTATCGAGTCTTCCATGGCCAGGACGTTGTGCTGCAAGTGGCCGGCGGAGTGAAGGGGGATGTCGTCGCCGTGCTTTCCAATCCGGAGATCGCTCAGGAATCCCCGCGACTGCAAGGCGCTTCGGAACGGGCACAGCCGCCATTGGGCGAAACCAACAGCTGGTGGTGGGATTCGAAGTAA
- a CDS encoding DcaP family trimeric outer membrane transporter — protein MNSLKNQCSQFYWCCLIFSLLTASLRAQDTSSVAANPDFLGGHSFAAALIPPDPLPAEGLSQPAGSDPTQLAATAQIVVPPSLLSDPIPSSQQVPFTLPSTAGNGSSAAGTMNGFDGHPSIQDALSAMLPGNFAQTRYKWYGLVRLDGIFDFKPIGSNDDFVTSTIPVPQGHGRNATLTPRYTRLGLDTSTPSPVNDWTIKTRIEVDFFNGNEQQVFASFPLRVRFAWIEMGPLVIGQAASMFMDYGVFPNTLDYEGPGGMVLMRQPLIGLKLPVATSTFLSLGVEQPYSDIQWFSNGSWVVNPGSGTITTPGVDKNIQEMPDFTGNIHYDGDFGHAQVSSILRRLSFQSAAGESYNQLGYGVNLTGSFHPWGWLTGLPRDPASRNPWQRSRVLGQFAKGRGINRYIQDVNGLGLDAIFDPVTGFVALDASGWFVAYEQWWSQKLLSNFTYGQNRTDLPGALPANTYQAANYLSANLIWLPFERMGVGIETLYGERQNKDGQSGQACRIQIGAQYKF, from the coding sequence GTGAATTCACTCAAGAATCAGTGCTCGCAGTTCTACTGGTGCTGCCTGATTTTCTCGCTGCTTACTGCTTCACTTCGAGCGCAAGATACTTCATCAGTTGCGGCGAACCCTGACTTCCTCGGCGGGCATTCCTTCGCTGCCGCCCTGATTCCGCCTGATCCGCTGCCGGCAGAAGGTCTTTCCCAGCCTGCTGGTTCTGATCCAACTCAACTCGCAGCGACAGCGCAGATTGTCGTTCCCCCGTCGCTGTTGTCTGACCCGATTCCCTCGTCGCAACAGGTGCCGTTTACCCTGCCGTCCACAGCGGGGAACGGGTCGTCCGCCGCAGGCACCATGAACGGCTTCGACGGGCATCCTTCGATCCAGGATGCCCTGTCCGCAATGCTGCCCGGCAATTTTGCCCAGACCAGATACAAATGGTACGGGCTGGTGCGGCTCGACGGGATTTTCGATTTCAAGCCCATCGGCAGCAACGACGACTTCGTCACCTCGACGATTCCCGTCCCGCAAGGGCATGGGCGAAATGCGACGCTCACGCCGCGCTACACGCGACTTGGCCTCGACACCTCGACGCCGTCGCCAGTGAACGACTGGACGATCAAAACCCGCATCGAGGTCGACTTCTTCAATGGGAACGAACAACAGGTCTTCGCCTCGTTCCCGTTACGGGTTCGATTCGCCTGGATCGAGATGGGGCCGCTGGTGATCGGCCAGGCGGCATCGATGTTCATGGACTACGGCGTCTTTCCCAACACGCTCGACTACGAAGGCCCCGGCGGCATGGTGTTGATGCGGCAGCCGCTGATCGGATTGAAACTGCCGGTCGCGACATCGACGTTTCTCTCGCTGGGGGTCGAACAGCCGTACTCGGACATTCAATGGTTCAGCAACGGAAGCTGGGTCGTCAATCCCGGCAGCGGGACGATCACCACGCCCGGCGTCGACAAAAACATTCAGGAAATGCCCGACTTCACCGGCAACATCCACTACGACGGCGATTTTGGTCACGCTCAGGTTTCGAGCATTCTCCGCAGGCTGTCGTTTCAGTCCGCGGCAGGTGAGTCGTACAACCAGCTCGGCTACGGCGTGAATCTGACAGGTTCGTTTCATCCCTGGGGGTGGCTGACCGGCCTGCCGCGCGACCCCGCCAGCCGCAACCCCTGGCAACGGTCCCGCGTGCTAGGCCAGTTTGCCAAAGGCCGGGGCATCAACCGATACATTCAGGACGTGAACGGACTGGGACTCGACGCCATTTTCGACCCGGTGACCGGCTTTGTCGCCCTCGATGCCAGCGGCTGGTTTGTCGCTTATGAACAGTGGTGGAGTCAGAAACTGCTGTCCAATTTCACCTATGGGCAGAATCGCACCGACCTGCCCGGCGCCCTTCCGGCCAATACTTATCAGGCGGCGAATTACCTGTCCGCGAACCTGATCTGGCTTCCCTTCGAACGCATGGGAGTCGGCATCGAAACCCTCTACGGCGAACGCCAGAACAAAGACGGCCAAAGCGGTCAGGCGTGCCGAATCCAGATTGGCGCCCAGTACAAGTTCTGA
- the solA gene encoding N-methyl-L-tryptophan oxidase, producing MAHTFDCIVIGLGGFGSSALYHLARNGLKVIGIDRFPPAHRFGSSHGRTRMIRKAYFEHPDYVPLLHRAYALWAELEEDYQEQLYFECGLVLAGDPKGETISGARHAAKLHNLTLEEIARSDAASRFPGFQFRDDHEVVFEPQAGYLRVEDCVLAHLEAAERLGAIPVFGEAVQSWSVTEHGVCVETKDERFEAASLIIAGGAWSNQLLNDVLPPLQVLRKVQFWCPVQPEWSAASQQNPAFYFDMPEGGFYGFPSQEGCTLKVAQHSGGEVVDDPLLVDYACKQSDRDPIEQFVKSTLRGVSPWPVEHAVCMYTMSPDGHFIIDRHPLHSHVVMAAGFSGHGFKFTSVIGEALTELVMTGRTSLPMDFLKLDRFGHKQGV from the coding sequence ATGGCTCATACCTTTGACTGCATCGTGATCGGACTCGGGGGCTTTGGCAGCAGCGCCCTGTATCACCTTGCGCGGAACGGGTTGAAGGTCATCGGAATCGACCGGTTTCCGCCGGCGCATCGGTTCGGAAGTTCGCACGGCCGCACGCGGATGATTCGCAAGGCGTATTTCGAACATCCCGACTACGTCCCGCTGCTGCATCGGGCGTATGCACTCTGGGCCGAGCTGGAGGAGGACTATCAGGAACAACTCTACTTCGAGTGCGGACTGGTGCTGGCTGGAGATCCGAAAGGGGAAACGATCTCCGGGGCCCGTCACGCCGCCAAGTTGCATAACCTGACTCTGGAAGAGATTGCCAGATCGGATGCGGCATCACGATTTCCCGGTTTTCAGTTTCGGGACGATCACGAAGTTGTCTTCGAACCGCAGGCAGGCTACCTGCGAGTGGAAGACTGCGTGCTGGCACATCTGGAAGCGGCCGAGCGGCTCGGCGCAATTCCGGTGTTTGGAGAGGCGGTGCAGTCGTGGTCCGTGACTGAACACGGAGTTTGCGTGGAAACCAAAGACGAACGCTTCGAAGCGGCATCGTTGATCATCGCCGGAGGCGCGTGGTCGAATCAGCTTCTGAATGACGTTTTGCCGCCGCTGCAGGTGCTGCGCAAGGTGCAATTCTGGTGTCCGGTGCAACCGGAGTGGAGCGCGGCCAGCCAGCAGAACCCGGCGTTCTACTTCGACATGCCTGAAGGGGGCTTCTACGGCTTTCCATCACAAGAGGGCTGCACGCTCAAGGTGGCACAGCACTCAGGCGGAGAAGTTGTGGACGATCCGTTACTGGTTGACTATGCCTGCAAGCAGAGCGACCGCGATCCGATCGAACAGTTTGTGAAGTCAACGTTGCGGGGAGTCTCCCCCTGGCCTGTGGAACACGCCGTCTGCATGTATACCATGTCGCCTGACGGGCACTTCATCATCGACCGGCATCCGCTGCATTCCCATGTGGTGATGGCCGCCGGGTTTTCCGGCCACGGCTTCAAGTTCACGAGCGTGATTGGAGAGGCCCTAACGGAACTGGTCATGACGGGTCGCACCTCGCTGCCGATGGACTTCCTGAAGTTAGATCGGTTTGGCCACAAACAAGGGGTTTAA
- a CDS encoding ArnT family glycosyltransferase: MRPNTLVSPPWTDTKQQRTGLLLLGLACLSWVGLMIPLWNGGPLVLDEHVSYWIIDSDLPSSTYRRSLDQAATPPLASWVQAASVGLFGKSEWALRLPSAMCTLLSLGVVYLVGMQLRQPILGGLAALILIWNPELLDDVRIARCYGQVALLSAVVVWLTVWWQRDLLSWRRVAAWSLGAAALIWTHYISGLLVVMAAGWLAVECYQAENNRRTVPYWMAGMVLLGVLCAGLVPSVLRLQAWGPVLNFRAVETPIWEIVGPFWWAGLPVGLLLAKLIKSKRFTTAPPVSKLYFITFAVCSIVPLLLLALLAHGDLSSLANPRYRVTFIPAAALLASALLCRVGSLFSAGAGTAALIAVMWFLSDARPWQAGRLGSAPDAAWRELTLSLKQNAQPGSPLLVGSNLVEAHLIPAYFVDPLFMEYVAARVSKFYLPEHHPRIGLPTLWVEDAAMDEFYREQMKSKAAAQAGGSWIAAATDTDLGIKALEKIRQLAVEAGLKVTVAGEWDGATLLHVSPPSTESPE, translated from the coding sequence ATGAGGCCGAATACTCTCGTTTCTCCGCCGTGGACGGATACCAAACAGCAAAGGACGGGCCTGCTGTTGCTGGGGCTGGCCTGTCTGTCGTGGGTGGGGCTGATGATTCCGCTGTGGAACGGCGGGCCGCTGGTACTGGATGAACATGTCTCGTACTGGATCATCGATTCCGACTTGCCGTCGTCGACTTATCGTCGCAGTCTCGATCAGGCGGCGACTCCGCCGCTGGCCAGTTGGGTGCAGGCGGCCAGCGTAGGCCTCTTCGGGAAGAGCGAATGGGCGCTGCGACTGCCGAGTGCGATGTGTACGTTGCTGAGCCTCGGCGTCGTCTATCTGGTTGGAATGCAACTGCGGCAGCCGATCCTGGGAGGGCTCGCCGCGCTCATTCTGATCTGGAATCCCGAGCTGCTCGATGACGTGCGCATTGCGCGGTGCTACGGGCAGGTGGCGCTGCTCTCGGCGGTCGTCGTCTGGCTGACGGTGTGGTGGCAGCGAGATCTGCTGTCATGGAGACGAGTCGCGGCGTGGTCCCTCGGCGCTGCGGCGTTGATCTGGACTCATTACATCAGCGGGCTGCTCGTCGTGATGGCGGCCGGTTGGCTGGCTGTCGAATGCTATCAAGCCGAGAACAACCGCAGGACAGTTCCCTATTGGATGGCCGGGATGGTGCTGCTGGGAGTGCTGTGCGCCGGACTCGTCCCGTCGGTATTGCGGTTGCAGGCCTGGGGGCCCGTGCTGAACTTTCGAGCCGTTGAGACTCCGATCTGGGAAATCGTCGGCCCGTTCTGGTGGGCAGGTCTGCCAGTGGGCCTGCTGCTCGCGAAGTTGATCAAAAGCAAGCGATTCACCACTGCTCCGCCAGTCAGCAAGCTTTACTTCATCACGTTTGCCGTCTGTTCGATCGTGCCGCTGCTATTGCTGGCGCTGCTGGCTCATGGGGATTTGTCGAGCCTCGCGAATCCGCGGTATCGCGTCACCTTCATTCCCGCAGCCGCGCTGTTAGCAAGCGCGTTGCTCTGCCGGGTCGGAAGTCTGTTTTCCGCCGGCGCGGGAACTGCGGCGCTGATCGCGGTGATGTGGTTCCTTTCGGATGCCCGTCCCTGGCAGGCGGGCCGTCTCGGGAGCGCACCGGATGCCGCGTGGCGAGAACTGACCCTCTCACTCAAGCAGAATGCCCAGCCCGGCAGTCCCCTGCTCGTCGGCAGCAATCTGGTGGAAGCCCATCTGATTCCGGCCTACTTCGTCGATCCGCTGTTCATGGAATATGTCGCTGCCCGAGTCAGCAAGTTCTACCTGCCGGAACACCATCCCCGCATCGGCCTGCCGACGCTGTGGGTGGAGGACGCGGCGATGGATGAATTCTACCGAGAACAAATGAAGTCCAAAGCGGCGGCGCAGGCTGGCGGCAGTTGGATCGCCGCAGCCACTGACACCGACCTGGGGATCAAGGCCCTGGAGAAGATTCGGCAACTGGCCGTGGAGGCGGGACTGAAGGTGACGGTCGCCGGAGAATGGGACGGCGCGACGTTGCTGCATGTCTCTCCGCCGTCCACTGAGTCACCGGAATAG
- a CDS encoding FHA domain-containing protein, protein MPSALQTLEVQTGKHKGRQIPLTRPETIIGRGEEARIRIPFPEVSREHCRLTISNKSVVVEDLKSRNGTFVDGRPVTKVTVLEPGSTLTIGPVTLLLVGTEPVMEAQLVDVALGGKSAVNEKISDDDIVSWISDAEIPTLQSMGLDTASLLPAFLKPQSKRSK, encoded by the coding sequence ATGCCCTCTGCTTTACAGACTCTGGAAGTTCAAACCGGCAAACATAAGGGCCGTCAGATTCCGCTGACGCGGCCTGAAACGATCATCGGTCGCGGGGAAGAAGCGCGAATCCGTATCCCCTTTCCTGAAGTCAGCCGGGAACATTGCCGCTTGACCATCTCGAATAAGAGCGTGGTGGTGGAAGATCTGAAGAGCCGAAATGGAACGTTTGTCGACGGCAGGCCTGTCACGAAAGTTACGGTGCTGGAACCCGGCAGCACATTGACCATCGGACCTGTGACGCTGCTTCTCGTCGGAACGGAACCCGTGATGGAAGCGCAACTGGTCGATGTGGCCCTCGGTGGTAAGTCGGCCGTGAACGAGAAAATTTCTGACGACGATATCGTCAGCTGGATCTCGGATGCGGAGATCCCGACTTTGCAGTCAATGGGATTGGATACGGCCTCACTGCTGCCGGCCTTTCTGAAGCCGCAGTCAAAGCGGTCGAAGTAA
- the rimK gene encoding 30S ribosomal protein S6--L-glutamate ligase, with translation MSPDEPDHTSDPASEAVPEAVEHDTEPPHRSLKIAILSRKSSLYSTRRLKEAGEQRGHRVQVIDYLRCYMNITSHRPTVVYSGRELNDVDAVIPRIGASHTFYGTAVVRQFEMMGIFTANESQAITRSRDKLRCLQLLSRDGIGLPVSGCAHSTKDIDGLIDIVGGAPLVVKIVEGTQGVGVILAETRKAAEAVIEAFRGVEANILVQEFIQEAAGSDVRCLVVGGKVVAAMMRTARAGEFRSNLHRGGSAEKVKITPEERTTAVRAAKSMGLRVAGVDILRSRHGPVVMEVNSSPGLEGIENATELDVATKIIRFVEKHVDTSDSKDRIKG, from the coding sequence ATGTCACCTGATGAACCAGACCATACGTCCGATCCCGCCTCCGAGGCAGTTCCCGAAGCGGTCGAACACGATACCGAGCCGCCTCACCGCTCGCTCAAAATCGCCATTCTCTCCCGCAAGTCATCGCTGTACTCCACCCGTCGGTTGAAGGAAGCCGGAGAGCAACGAGGGCACCGGGTGCAGGTGATCGACTACCTGCGATGCTACATGAACATCACCTCGCATCGGCCGACCGTGGTCTATTCCGGTCGGGAGCTGAACGATGTCGACGCCGTGATTCCCCGTATCGGCGCCTCGCACACGTTCTATGGAACGGCCGTGGTGCGGCAGTTCGAAATGATGGGAATCTTTACGGCCAATGAATCCCAGGCGATTACGCGTTCGCGCGACAAGCTCCGCTGCCTGCAATTGCTCTCCCGCGACGGCATTGGCCTGCCGGTTTCCGGCTGTGCCCATTCCACCAAAGACATCGACGGCCTGATTGATATCGTCGGCGGGGCGCCGCTGGTGGTGAAGATTGTGGAAGGGACGCAGGGGGTCGGCGTGATTCTGGCCGAAACCCGAAAGGCCGCCGAGGCGGTGATCGAGGCCTTCCGCGGCGTGGAAGCGAACATCCTCGTGCAGGAATTCATTCAGGAAGCGGCCGGTAGCGACGTGCGGTGCCTGGTCGTGGGGGGCAAAGTGGTCGCCGCCATGATGCGAACTGCCCGTGCCGGCGAGTTCCGCTCGAATCTGCATCGCGGCGGATCGGCGGAGAAAGTGAAGATCACTCCGGAAGAGCGAACCACGGCCGTTCGAGCAGCAAAGTCGATGGGCCTGCGCGTGGCCGGGGTCGACATCCTGCGGTCACGTCACGGGCCGGTCGTGATGGAAGTGAATTCCTCACCCGGTCTGGAAGGGATCGAAAACGCGACCGAACTCGACGTCGCGACCAAGATCATCCGGTTCGTCGAAAAGCACGTCGACACCAGCGATTCGAAAGACCGCATCAAGGGATAA